Proteins encoded by one window of Lactobacillus paragasseri:
- a CDS encoding ABC transporter ATP-binding protein has protein sequence MEKQSDLLLDIEHLHTAYRLHGKFYDAADDINLTLKRNEILAVVGESGCGKSTIASSIIGLYDHKNTRVTGDILYNELNLVNLNESLFNKIRGNNIGMIFQDPLASLNPLMKVGDQVAETLYYHTDMDEKARHARVIELFNQVGMPRPEEMYEMYPHELSGGLRQRVVIAIAIACKPEIIIADEPTTALDVTIQAQILDLLKEIQKESHSGIILITHDLGVVAETADQVAVMYAGQIVEKADVKTIFENPLHPYTRSLLHSMPQTDDESQDLHVIHGTVPSLVNMPRTGDRFAARIPWIPASAHEENPKIHEVEPGHFVRCTCWQSFHFQDEEKKG, from the coding sequence TTGGAAAAGCAAAGTGATCTTTTATTAGATATCGAACACTTGCATACCGCATATCGTTTGCACGGTAAGTTTTATGATGCCGCTGATGACATTAACTTGACCTTGAAACGAAATGAAATTTTGGCAGTTGTTGGTGAATCTGGTTGTGGTAAAAGTACAATTGCTTCAAGCATTATTGGTTTGTACGACCACAAAAATACGAGAGTAACCGGAGATATCTTGTACAATGAATTAAACTTAGTTAACTTAAATGAATCATTGTTTAACAAAATTCGTGGAAACAATATTGGAATGATTTTCCAGGATCCATTGGCATCTCTTAATCCATTAATGAAGGTTGGAGATCAAGTTGCTGAGACACTTTACTACCATACTGATATGGACGAGAAAGCTCGTCATGCACGTGTAATTGAGCTCTTTAACCAAGTTGGTATGCCACGTCCTGAAGAAATGTATGAGATGTACCCACATGAATTATCTGGTGGATTGCGTCAACGTGTCGTAATTGCGATCGCAATTGCATGTAAACCAGAAATCATTATTGCTGATGAACCGACTACAGCATTGGATGTTACTATTCAGGCACAAATTTTGGATTTACTTAAGGAAATTCAAAAAGAATCACATTCAGGAATTATTTTGATTACTCACGACTTAGGTGTTGTTGCTGAAACCGCTGATCAAGTGGCAGTTATGTATGCTGGACAAATTGTTGAAAAAGCTGATGTTAAAACAATTTTTGAGAATCCACTTCATCCATATACACGTTCACTTCTTCATTCAATGCCGCAAACGGATGATGAAAGCCAAGATCTTCACGTGATTCATGGAACAGTTCCTTCGCTAGTTAATATGCCTAGAACTGGTGACAGATTTGCTGCAAGAATTCCTTGGATTCCAGCTAGTGCTCATGAAGAGAACCCTAAGATTCATGAAGTGGAACCAGGGCATTTTGTAAGATGTACTTGCTGGCAAAGCTTCCATTTCCAAGATGAAGAAAAGAAAGGATAG